From a region of the Paucidesulfovibrio gracilis DSM 16080 genome:
- a CDS encoding HD-GYP domain-containing protein produces MPEHGDWENALIGSGGGRLTLVSAVLCLSSALDMVAPVVANHHLRVCHAAGSLAVEMGLSQRSVEDVCLACLLHDIGVLSLRERLDTLDFDSNDKHHAEFGYRLLRQWKALEKPALLVRAHHDAYCDKREGLGGHIIHLADRIDVLLDRSRFVLDQVPDVTQRILAGAGTEFHPDVVEAFRALAGRDSFWLDMHSPSIRAIVEKETPQSRFLSMDGSNMEAVVEFGKLVARVIDYRSHFTATHSSGVAASAEALSLAFDFSPQRASLMRVAGYLHDLGKLATPNEILEKPGPLTKSEMRIVRAHPYHTLGLLGGVPQLGDLARWAAFHHERPSGGGYPFNLDRGKLSREARIMAVADVFTAITEDRPYRAGMERARAFGVLGKMADSGTLCAECVDLLQQNFDQVNNVRATEQQQARQVYGIVAD; encoded by the coding sequence ATGCCGGAACACGGAGATTGGGAAAATGCTCTTATCGGCAGCGGCGGCGGGCGGTTGACGCTGGTTTCCGCGGTGCTTTGTCTGTCCTCTGCCTTGGATATGGTGGCCCCGGTGGTGGCCAATCATCATCTCCGGGTCTGCCATGCGGCCGGGAGCCTGGCCGTGGAGATGGGACTTTCACAGCGGAGCGTGGAAGACGTCTGCCTGGCCTGCCTGCTGCACGACATCGGCGTGCTTTCATTGCGCGAGCGGCTCGACACGTTGGATTTTGATTCCAACGACAAGCACCATGCCGAATTCGGGTACCGACTTTTGCGCCAGTGGAAGGCGCTGGAAAAACCCGCGCTGCTGGTGCGCGCCCATCACGACGCCTATTGTGACAAGCGCGAGGGACTGGGCGGCCACATCATTCACCTGGCGGATCGTATCGACGTTCTGTTGGATCGCAGCCGTTTTGTGCTGGACCAGGTGCCGGATGTGACGCAGCGGATTCTGGCCGGAGCAGGGACCGAGTTTCACCCTGACGTGGTCGAGGCGTTCCGTGCTCTGGCCGGGCGCGATAGTTTTTGGCTGGACATGCATTCCCCGTCCATCCGGGCCATTGTGGAAAAGGAAACACCGCAGAGCCGGTTTCTTTCCATGGACGGGAGCAACATGGAAGCCGTGGTGGAATTCGGCAAGCTGGTGGCCCGGGTCATTGATTACCGCTCCCATTTCACGGCCACGCATTCTTCCGGGGTGGCGGCGTCTGCCGAGGCCTTGTCCCTGGCGTTCGATTTCTCGCCGCAGCGGGCTTCACTCATGCGCGTGGCCGGATATCTTCATGACCTTGGCAAGCTGGCAACGCCCAACGAGATTTTGGAAAAGCCCGGTCCCCTGACGAAGAGCGAAATGCGCATTGTGCGGGCGCATCCCTACCACACGTTGGGGCTGCTGGGCGGTGTGCCGCAGTTGGGGGATCTGGCGCGGTGGGCTGCCTTTCACCATGAACGGCCCTCAGGAGGCGGATACCCCTTTAATCTGGATCGTGGAAAGCTCAGCCGGGAGGCGCGGATCATGGCGGTGGCGGACGTTTTTACGGCCATAACCGAGGATCGGCCCTACCGCGCGGGCATGGAACGGGCGCGGGCCTTTGGTGTGCTCGGCAAGATGGCGGATTCCGGGACGCTGTGTGCGGAATGTGTGGATCTTTTACAGCAGAATTTTGATCAGGTGAACAATGTTCGGGCCACGGAACAGCAACAGGCGCGGCAGGTTTACGGAATCGTGGCCGATTAA